The Pan paniscus chromosome 22, NHGRI_mPanPan1-v2.0_pri, whole genome shotgun sequence genomic interval ACAGCCCCAGCAGCCAGAGCTGTATTTACAGCTGTAGGGAGAGCCAAATCCATATCCAGAGCCATATCCACAGCCATAGCCAGAGGCAGAGCCATATCCACAGCCATAGCCACAGCCAGTTCCATATCCAGAGCCATATTGACAGCCGGAGCCATATCCACAGCCAGAGCCATATCCACAACCATAGCCACAGCCAGTTCCATATCCACAGCCATAGCCAGAGCCAGAGCCATATCCACAGCCATAGCCACAGCCAGAGCCATATCCATAACCATAGCCACAGCCAGTTCCATATCCACAGCCATAGCCAGAGCCAGAGCCATATCCACAGCCATAGCCAGAGCCAGAGCCATATCCACAGCCATAGCCATATCCACAACCATACCCACAGCCAGTTCCATATCCAGAGCCGTATTGACAGCCAGAGCCATATCCACAGCCAGAAACATATCCACAACCATAGCCACAGACAGAGCCATATCCACAGCCATAGCAAGATCCAGAGCCATATCCACAGCCACATCCACAGCCAGAGCCATATCCATAACCATAGCCACAGCCAGAGCCATATCCACAACCATATCCAGAGCCACAATCATATCCACAGACAGAACCCCAGGCAGAGCCATATCTGCATATCTCCTCTTAGATCTGCCTTTGCTGCATCCCAACGTTTTGGTatattgtgcttttattttcgTTTGTTTCAAGATAtctttagttttcctttctttttattcttgacTCATTTGTTGTTTATGATGATGTTGTTTAGTTTTCATATATTtgcacattttccaaaattccttCCATTATTGATTTGTCGATTCAAACCATTGTGGTTGGAAAAGATACTTAATATAATCACAGTCTTCCTAAATATATTAAGACCTGTTTTgaaacacatttcaaaacaacaaaagaaaacttaaatatgTTAAGACTTCTTTTGAAGCATGTTTTCTGTGTTTTGAGCAGAattgtattctgctgctgttggatgaaatgtcctATATATGCctattaggtccatttgctcTAAAGTATAGTTCAGATCTAATGGTTACTTACCTATTTTCTATCTGAATAATCTGTTCATTGATGaaagaataatataataataatagtataataaaatacaataataaaataatagtaatattacaTTGTAAATCTCTCTTCAGgtatattaatatttgctttacatttttaGGTGTTTGACATTGGGTACATatgtgtttataattgttatgtcttcttgatgaGTTAATCCATTTACCATTATATACtgactttcttttccttgttttacagttttttttaattcaaagtctaatttatttgatatatgtatatggtctttttttgtttcaatttgcatGGAATACCTTTTTCCATCCTTGTTCTTTCAATCTATATGTGTCCTTAAAAGCAacgtgagtttcttgtaggcaacatttAGTTGGgtctttgtttatatatatatatatggatatatatatatggatatatatggatatatatggatatgtatatatagatatatatattatatatatggatatatatatgatatatatatggatatatatggatatatatggatatatatatggatatatatatggacatatatatggatatatatatggatatatatatggatatatatatggatatatatatggatatatatatgagcattttcttgttttctgggtgttttgtagatcttttctttcctcctctccgcTGTCTTCCATTGTAATTAGATAATGTTTTTCTACTGATATATGCATTCCACAGTGAGTACTTTCTGGGATCCCTTCAATAACTGAAATAGATCCCACACATTATTGCAGTAATATCTTACCACTCTAATGAGCACTTCTGCAAGGATATTACTAATCTgttgtctttctttctcctgctttggAAACCATTTTCTGCATGGACTCCCAGAAATCATTTAAAACTTGGTCTAACAGTAGGTTAGCCTCAAAACTCATGTGAAACCTTACATTCTTCTTCCTAACTCTATAATAAAATTGAGTATTATTTCTTGGCATTATAGGCCATATCATTCTTATCCAGCTTGCCTACAACTAACGTTCAATGATCCTTTACATATACAGTCACAGAATTTCAAAGTAGAAGTGAATGATGTGGATAATTTAATTAGGTCCATGTTCAGAGTGCAGAATTACTCAGAATTTTCTAGGGGTTGGAGATACAAATTATTCAATAACTTCAGGATAGGGATGCTAACAAGACAACTTATTCCATCTTCATACTGTGTTAGCCATTTGAAAagtgtcttatttttttaagtcttccTGTCTTTAAATTCTATCCATTGGACCTAGTTGTCTTTAgtgaaaaaacaaagcagaataaACCTAATTCTGTATCACACATATACCTTCCCtgcaaaacctttaaaaaatgctaagaaatataaatataaatcaagCATAGTACAAAGTCCAGAGACCAACTCTTGTATATGTGATAAAATCATAGACTAACGATGGTCACCAACAATCAGTTACAAATGGTGAGCTGTTTAGTAGGTGGTGCTGGAGAATCTAGCTtaatataatgaaaaatgaaactggaccacCACATATAGAGGTGGACTCCAGGTGGATTAATGATCAAAGagtgaaatgtaaaaattttcaATTGACAGATGTAGAATATCaatgaaataaagataatatatatCATCTTTTAAATGACTAAAAAGTCAGAAATTACAGTTTGCAATGTGGTGCAATTATGCAcactattaacaaaaataaacaaatgacagTTGGTGAGATTGTTCCAGTGTCAAAAATAACAAGGGAATTTTATTAGGAACATACAATAAAtgcctacaaatcaataagaaagagacagacaccTCTGTttagaaaatgagcaaaggatgtggaagagaaaatattaagGATAACAcatatggaaagaaataaaattgttcacACCCATTAATAATCAGAGATACATAAATTAAAACAGCAAGATGATATCTTTGTCACTGTGCAAACAAGCAACATTAGCATGTTAGAGTAAACAAATATTGTTACATATGTGAGGACAGATTTTGGGATTGACTTTCATAGAAGCCCATAAGGGTCACGTGCTCATTGCAGCAATGTTGTGCTGAAGAAGAGCTGGGTGTGATTATGTGTGCATCACCGAGATAGAAAAAGGCAAAATCTTGTGTATTAGCCACGTGAAGTATCATATGGCAATGAGAAATAATAGTCTAAATGTACATGTAGTAGCATAAATGAATCATTCACTGCAATTGCGCTGAAAGAAAAggggttttaaaatatatatataataatacaatttaaacaggtttaaaatatatagtagaATGGCCAACTTTTGGGGGATACTGACAAGATGAAAAGGGGTAttgcatataaaataataaattacaagGTGTTTATGAATGAGAGATGAGTGTGAGaatggaaataaaagataaatgtaagagaataaataaattactctgttagacaaaaaaaaatagaaaaagggaaaagagctATGTGTGGACAAACAGTAATATGATATAAATAGGAGAGTATATTAAGCTCAAACCTCTacacttgaaggaaaaaaatgagtgaagTCATAAATTGTACCCCTTCCCAAACTCAAATTGCTGTAGGAACATACGGCCATTTACCTGAGGTTTTGCTTCCTCAGTCTTCTGTCCTTTCCTTTTGATCCCCAAGACCTACAAACTCTGGGCACACATGGCTGACTGACTAGCAGAACCCTTGACCACCTTTTTGTTCTTTACACACCTTTAGCTAAGAGTGGTCACAGTACACATGTGTACAAACAAGGGCAGTCAAAATTCTTCCAGGAAGAGTGTCCCTTCCCAAATAAGAGGACAAAGTTTTAAAAGACCTGATGCTCTTCATCATTTGTCCTTACTTGTGCAGAATGTTGGTCATACACAGCAACCACTTTAAAACCATGAGTATGAAAGTCATACAGAAAGGGTGGGGAGTGGGAACATAAAAGAGCCCTGATCCTTTCTCACCATCTTGAGCACTTGTAGGAGACTTATCTGCTTAGTCTAAGATTTCttgttttacatatttcaaaagCCATTAACATTAAATTAATGTTGTTGCCTCTTAATTACCTTGACTTAAGCTCAAACAAGATAGTCATTGCTGAAATAGTGCATTAACCTCATGAGTAGATCCCCTGTCTCATTCTTGGTTCtattctaattcttttttcatgcatgttttaaaattttgagctTAATATTTGTGCtcatgtttaaataaaaatgtaaagagttAACATACAAGGAATTAAGAAATATGTAAAACACAAGTATTTGGATTCAACCAATAAAATAACATTGTCTTATTTAAAGTTGTGGTCACACAGCTTTTGAGGCAGCCACAAATCCTCAAATTAAGGAGACATTAAGGAGACCAGACTTCTTAGTGAGTAAGgccttttattaagaaaattctattttttttccattttagtatGCTCCAATTATATAGTCCTCTTGTGTTTCAGCAAATAGTCATGGCACAAAGATTCAGAAAAAGATGTAAGAGCTTACATTAGAAAATTACACTAGAAAATTAATCAGAATAAAATCTCCTCTCTTCAGCGATGTGATGAAACTACTCAGTCTCCATCCACTGCCAACAGCTTCTATTATATGCATTCAGATAGTCAGGTGACCATAGTCAACCTTTACTTAGATGTGAAGATAATGGGTAGGGGAGATTTCAATTGAACTTGACCTTGGAGAGGTCATTGCAAAGCCAAGGATGACCTATAGTGATGATTAGTAGCAAGAGGAATAGCGTCTTCTGTAGCAAAGTGGTCGGTAGCCACAGCAGCTAGAGCTGTATCCACAGCCATAATGAGAGCCAAATCCATATCCAGAGCCATATCCACAGCCAGAGCCGTATCCACAGCCATAGCCACAGCCAGTTCCATAGCCAGAGCCATATCTACAGTCAGAGCCGTATCCACAGCCATAGCCACAGCCAGTTCCATAGCCAGAGCCATATCTACAGCCAGAGCCATATCCACAGCCATTGCAAAGCCAAGGATGACCTGTAGTGATAATTAGTAGCAAGAGGAATAGCATCTTCTGTAGCAAAGTGGTCGGTAGCCACAGAAGCTAGAGCTGTATCCACAGCCATAACGAGAGCCAAATCCATATCCAGAGCAATATCCACAGCCATATCCACAGCCAGAGCCGTATCCACAGCCAGTTCCATAGCCAGAGCCATATCTACAGCCAGAGCCGTATCCACAGCCATAGCCACAACCATATCCACAGCCGGAACTCCAGCCAGAGCCATATCCACAGCCCCCACAAGAGTTTCTGTAGTAGTTGCAACACATGATTTCAGGAGGTTAGATTTCAGTTGAGGTGTAGGAGGATATTTCTGAAGTGTGAGTGTCCTCTACTCTTCTAAGACCTTTATATACTTCCAGGGATGCATGGGTCATCCTCACATGGGCTCTATTTGCTCATTTTATAATCATCTGCCTAAAATGAGCTCATTCTGTGTACATCTACTTTCTTTGGAATTCATAATTTGCTTATGACTTCCCTAGGAATATTTTTATgcctgaaaagaaaacaaatatacaagtTCCAAACACACAAGCTTATACAAccataattttgttttccatagTTTCATTTCATAGCCATGACACAACACATCACCAAAATATGTTTGACCTATAAATGTATGTTTATCATTCTGTTCTTGTAAGGTCTTGAGAATTATCTATTTAATAAGGAGTTCTACTCACTGCTCTtaataccatcatcatcatcatttcttcttattctttcctAATACCTTGGTGTTCTTTTCTTATCATAGTCACTAAAAATTACTAAATCATGGTTTTTGGACAAAGAATTGGGGATTTCCACGTGCTACCTCCACTTCTTGAaaccctctccttctctctgaagAAAAGTTTGACCATTCCCCCCTTTTCTAGGCAGTCTATGACCTTCTCttgcttgaaaaaaaattttttgttaaacGTCTGACAGGTCAGTTATGTAATATgtgtcatttaaaatttatagaatAAACTTTTGATTTTTCCACTTAAAGTGAGGGGAATTCCTTGGTTCACAACTTTGTTGTTGACGTCCAGTTGTTAAATTCTGTTCTTAAACACAGGTTTGTTTGTGTTTAAGAACCGAATTAACAATCGGATATCCAT includes:
- the LOC117977371 gene encoding putative per-hexamer repeat protein 5; the encoded protein is MAVDMALAVDMALAMELAVAMAVDTALTVDMALAMELAVAMAVDTALAVDMALDMDLALIMAVDTALAAVATDHFATEDAIPLATNHHYRYGSAWGSVCGYDCGSGYGCGYGSGCGYGYGYGSGCGCGCGYGSGSCYGCGYGSVCGYGCGYVSGCGYGSGCQYGSGYGTGCGYGCGYGYGCGYGSGSGYGCGYGSGSGYGCGYGTGCGYGYGYGSGCGYGCGYGSGSGYGCGYGTGCGYGCGYGSGCGYGSGCQYGSGYGTGCGYGCGYGSASGYGCGYGSGYGFGSPYSCKYSSGCWGCRPFCYRRCYSSCC
- the LOC103785200 gene encoding keratin-associated protein 21-2, with the protein product MCCNYYRNSCGGCGYGSGWSSGCGYGCGYGCGYGSGCRYGSGYGTGCGYGSGCGYGCGYCSGYGFGSRYGCGYSSSFCGYRPLCYRRCYSSCY